The nucleotide window CAGCCGATGCACTGCGCACGGGCACATCCATAGGCATGACCAGCGGCACGCTGGGCCGTGCGGGCTCATCGGCCAGTTTGCGCTCCAGCCGGTCCCAAAAAGCAAGGTCACGCGCCGATGGGGCTAGCTCTTCACTGCGCAGCACATCACCAATCACATGGTGTAGATGCCAAGCTTGTACTGCCTGTGGATCCGACAGCAAGGCATCCAGCACACTGCCATCCTCACCCCGCAGGCGACCATCCATTGCGTCCGAGAGTTGTTCACCAGATAGCGGTTTCAGGTTACTCATGGCGTGTCCTCACCAGCGCTTGCCGGTCTGCTTTTCCAGCAAGGGCTTGACCTTGCTGGAAATGGATTCGCGCGCACGAAAGATCCGGGAACGCACGGTTCCAATCGGGCAGTCCATGGCAGCAGCAATTTCTTCATAACTCAAACCTTCAATCTCCCGCAAGGTGACGGCCTGCTTCAGGTCATCGGGCAAATCATCCATGGCCGCATTGACCACCGCGGCAATTTCTTTGGCAGCCAAAACCGACTCCGGTGTTTCGTCACTGATTGGTTCATTTTTTCGCCAGGAAGTTTCATCCTCGTCGTCACGGGCCAGGAAACTCTCCGAAACAGTGGGGTCCCGTTTAAGCTCCATTAGCGACTTTTTGGCTGTATTTACCGCAATGCGATAAAGCCAGGTGTAAAACTGGGCGTCTCCGCGAAACTGGTGCAAGGCGCGGTAGGCGCGGATAAAGGTCTCCTGGGCAATGTCTTCCACCAGATCCACATCGCGCACCATCCGGCCAATCAGGCGCTGGATGCGCCTCTGGTATTTAAGCACCAGCAGGCCATACGCACGCTGGTCTCCGCCCACGGTGCGCTGGACCAGTAAAAGATCGGAATCCTGCGGTGATGCGGTGGGCAACTCGCTCATGCAAAATCTCCGTCCTGCAGAGAATCCTCGGCGGTTGGCTTGTGTTTTGCGTTTTGCGCGCGCTGGCTGCCAAACACGGCACGGCGCAATGCCGCCCAGTTGCCCCCACCGGAACTGGCTTCCAGCCAGACCCACGCCTTTCGGCCGGCGGCGCTGTGAATAGACACCAGCATCACGCTTTGCAAGTCAAAGACAGGCGTGAGCTGACAGGCTTGTTCTGTATCCAATGCGGTCCAGTGCCAATGCTGCCCATCCCATCGCAGCAAGCCCACCGGCGCGTTGCGCCATGCCTGTAAAGCACAGGCGGCGCTTGCCACGAGAATCGCGATCAGGGAAAAAAATGCAGCAGACAACGGCTGGGTCATTGCAAAACCCAGGCAGGTCAGGCCTCCCAGCCCTGCTATCCACAGCAAGACCCTCAAATGCCAGCGTGACCGCACAACACGGTGGCTGGCGGCAGGTGGCAGGTGCATACACGGGTGACCAGGGGTTTCCTGTCAGACCCGTTTGAAAACCAGAGTGCCGTTGGTTCCGCCGAAGCCAAAGTTGTTCTTCACCGCCACGTCAATGCGCATGTCGCGCGCGGTGTTGGCGCAGTAATCCAGATCGCACTCCGGATCCTGGTTGAAGATATTGATGGTGGGCGGGCTCTTCTGGTGGTGGATGGCCAACACCGTAAAAACCGACTCCAACCCACCTGCACCGCCCAGCAAATGACCGGTCATGGATTTGGTGGAATTGACCACGACCTTGCTGGCGTGGCTACCCAATGCCGCCTTGATGGCATTGGATTCGTTGATATCGCCCAGCGGTGTTGAGGTGCCGTGTGCATTCAAGTATTGCACCTGGTCCGCATTCACACCGGCATTGCGCATGGCATTCAGCATGGCGCGGCGTGGGCCGTCCATATTGGGGGCCGTCATGTGACCCGCATCGGCACTCATGCCAAAGCCAGCCAATTCGGCGTAAATCTTGGCGCCGCGGGCTTTGGCGTGTTCGTACTCTTCGAGCACCATCACACCACCACCCTCGCCCAACACAAAACCATCACGGTCTTTGTCCCAGGGACGTGAGGCCGTAGCAGGATCGTCATTGCGGGTAGACAGTGCACGCATGGCAGCAAAACCGCCAATGCCCAACGGCGACACAGTCGCTTCGGAGCCACCGGCCACCATCACATCGGCATCACCGTACTCGATCATGCGGCCAGCTTCACCAATGCAGTGCAGGCCGGTGGTGCAGGCGGTCACGATGGCGATGTT belongs to Rhodoferax saidenbachensis and includes:
- the rpoE gene encoding RNA polymerase sigma factor RpoE yields the protein MSELPTASPQDSDLLLVQRTVGGDQRAYGLLVLKYQRRIQRLIGRMVRDVDLVEDIAQETFIRAYRALHQFRGDAQFYTWLYRIAVNTAKKSLMELKRDPTVSESFLARDDEDETSWRKNEPISDETPESVLAAKEIAAVVNAAMDDLPDDLKQAVTLREIEGLSYEEIAAAMDCPIGTVRSRIFRARESISSKVKPLLEKQTGKRW
- the fabF gene encoding beta-ketoacyl-ACP synthase II — its product is MSRRRVVVTGLGCVSPVGNTVTEAWANVIAGKSGIDLISKFDASAFACKIAGEVRGFNVESYMTSKEARTMDTFIHYGIAAAMQAVADAGLPTGDALGEEEATRIGCVIGSGIGGLPMIEETHTELTNRGPRRISPFFVPASIINMTAGHVSIKCGFKGPNIAIVTACTTGLHCIGEAGRMIEYGDADVMVAGGSEATVSPLGIGGFAAMRALSTRNDDPATASRPWDKDRDGFVLGEGGGVMVLEEYEHAKARGAKIYAELAGFGMSADAGHMTAPNMDGPRRAMLNAMRNAGVNADQVQYLNAHGTSTPLGDINESNAIKAALGSHASKVVVNSTKSMTGHLLGGAGGLESVFTVLAIHHQKSPPTINIFNQDPECDLDYCANTARDMRIDVAVKNNFGFGGTNGTLVFKRV